The following is a genomic window from Desulfonatronovibrio magnus.
CGACGAACCAGGAACGGCGGCGCAGCCGCAGCGAAGCCGCAGAACCAGGATCGTGTTTGATTGGAAGCATTACGAGTTTTTTGAAACAAAATATGAATAGGGTGTGTTAAGGCAATCTTTGTGTAAAAAGCTATAAACTACAGCATGGCACGGCTTCCTGCCCGGAGGCTTACAGCCCGGAGGGCGACTGTCCCTGGCTTCGGGACTGTCCCCATCCATTTTCAAAAAACTTGTAATGCTCCCCGTCTGATACCTCAAATCAGGGAATTATAAGCTTGAGATCGCAATTTGCGACCTCAAGTTGGGAGAAAGGACTGACTACATGAGCGATATTATACCAATAGAGAACATCACCGACATGATCCATCATATCCGTGGACAAAAGGTTATGCTGGATCGTGATCTGGCTGAGCTCTACGGTGTTGAAACCAGAATGCTGAAGCAGGCAGTTCGCAGGAATATTGACCGTTTTCCGGACGATTTCATGTTTGAATTGTCAAAACAGGAGCTTGATAATTGGAGATCACAATTTGTGATATCCAATGTGGATAAGATGGGGTTACGGCACCCACCAATGGCTTTCACTGAACAGGGCGTAGCCATGCTCTCAAGCGTTCTTCGCAGTAAGAGAGCAATACAAATCAACATCCAGATCATGCGAGCGTTCACTCGGATCAAGCAGATTATCCTGGACAACGCCGATCTGCGCAGGGAAATTGAGGAGTTGCGTGAGGAAACCGACGGGAAGTTCCGGATCGTTTTTCAGACCCTGGAGCAGCTTCTGGCCGAAGAAGCCCAGCCGAAAAAGAAGATTGGTTTCACGGCTAAGGAAAAGTTATCCCAATTTGGAGAGGGTGGAAAATAAACAGCCCTTGCTGCTAGCATAAATTGTTCCTCGTTCTTAGTTCTTCGTTCTTCGTTAACTGGACAGTAAAAAGTTTTTTTGTAATATTTTGTTTTTATTGGCTTTTTTGGCAAATCAAAATATCTTTCGGTCCAGACCAGGTATCTATCCAAATTTATTGACTTTATTTCTTACAA
Proteins encoded in this region:
- a CDS encoding ORF6N domain-containing protein, translating into MSDIIPIENITDMIHHIRGQKVMLDRDLAELYGVETRMLKQAVRRNIDRFPDDFMFELSKQELDNWRSQFVISNVDKMGLRHPPMAFTEQGVAMLSSVLRSKRAIQINIQIMRAFTRIKQIILDNADLRREIEELREETDGKFRIVFQTLEQLLAEEAQPKKKIGFTAKEKLSQFGEGGK